The following DNA comes from Anastrepha obliqua isolate idAnaObli1 chromosome 1, idAnaObli1_1.0, whole genome shotgun sequence.
TTAGAATGCAGTAATCTCTTTTTGTTATCCTCAAGCAAGGTCTGGATCGGGCTGGCCAATAGCAGATAGACCACGGAGCCCACTCGCGAGGTAACTAGGCCGGTCGGTTCTAGaatgaataaaactaaaactaggTCCCTCATCAACCTCGTCCAGATTTCAATCAGTGCAGTTATTTGTATCATCACTGCACATTGCCAGGAACACATGGGAAATGTAGAGGGGTTCGTTCTAATGACTTTTGGAAGCTGCAGGAAGTTAAGAGTGTTGAACGTTTTACACTTAATATAGACAGAAGACAACTGCATCCTAGCAAGACTggcaaaacatatattttttacatttttactgtCATAAACTgcgaattttgttttggtttgtcGCAAATTAGCAGCTCATCTTTCGATAAACTTTACCAGAATTTAACTGGCAGATAAAATTTAACGGAAATTAAATACCTTAAGAAACATTAAAACACCTTcgtctgtccggcattattaaaaacgcgtttaaaatgcctgggagccccattgtttgaggatctggaggacgtctcaaaagcggatctcccagctctgcttagatccCCCAAAAGGGCTGACATCCTATATGATGTCTACTTttggtattcatagaggtcggtcctcatctggtatcgctagggaatAAAatgtctatgcgtggcttattgccaaccaggctaacgtAACCTAACACGAAAACTGAGTGTATTTTCAggagttttttttacaataaaaaaaattataagcgaTGTTTAAATTTtctaggctttttatttaacttgtttacataccaaaatgaaaaaaaatatatttctttaattttaataattttaaaaatggcgctgaagtcgacgctttcgaaaaattggacggtgcgcggaccgctctctgcCTAGTTAATGGACTGTAGaggctataatattgggaatttccgcatgaaaatttcacagtatattcctaagatgctgtactttcgaaatatcgcataaacaaaaaaaagattgtTTGAAATTTATAGACCACCGGGCCCCCTTATGGCCTTTCGCTAACAAGAagttaagaaaatactttttcaggTATCTGCCGCTCATTTTATGATCAAGCGCACTTAGACTTGACTAGAAAAGCACCTTATATGGAATTATTGGTTTTAAATTAGACTCATAACGTCACTGAATTTCTTtagttcacaaattttttttacattttttaattctttaagcTTTAAcgctattattattttgaatctTTTAAGCACTATAAAAATACACAGGTATTATTATGTTTCCGCCCTTATATAACAAGAAAATTTGGAAATGCGGTTGCAATTTCTCGCATAGCCGCAGATGCCTTTTTGTTATatcctcttcttctttttgttaaACATCTTTAGAATGCCAATGATTTCCGAAATTTCGATTGAAAACTGTATATTGTTtattacgcatacatacatacaatgtgGCACGTGTCATGTCGTTGTTGCTCAGTCAGCACGTTGTGCAAATCAACCGCTCGACGGCTTTCAATAAATGTGAACTGACCAGGCCGCTCCTCGGTGAGACATACTAACTATTACCTCCACATGTATATATGCAATAAAtaagtgtatgcatgtatatgtgcgtgtgtgaaTGAAAGCTTGCTTGTGTTATATGCATGTAAGTTAAAAAAGTTCTCGGAACTTTCATCGTCTGCGAAATTTGTACacttgattttatattttattttatgtgccGATtgcattttaacttatttttccttttctcctccctagaaaaatgtataaatagaaTGACAACTGGACAATTTTCGTTATACGGAGCAGTAATCAGAAAAAACGaacgaaatacaaaaaccaatacCAAAGTTGCTACAGCCGAGCTAAAACAAGTGGGCTAAGGCaagaacaaaagcaataaagcaAGCAGAGCAGCTAACTTGGTAGACCAAAGGCTTGAGCTAAGAGTGGAAGGGCACGTGGAGAGCGGAAAACGCAGAACAAATGTGTAGTGAGGTCGTTGTGAAAATGGTTGGAACGACGACAATTACCAGTTGTTGCAAGTAGCGTAGACTGTCAAAAACTTGTCAAACCAGCACACACAAGTGGCAACgctataaaagcaaaaaacaagtacgaacaagaacaagaaaagCGGCGCGACACTAGTACGAGGAAACTAAGAAGCGCATGAAGAAGAAGCAGAACACTGCTCAAACAAGTTTTTGTAGAGAAAAACAAgcagcagaaaaaaaatatattttattgtatccTTTTTTTACCAAAGTCCTTTTCTTTGTCTTGGGCGTCATGAAGAAGCAGTACAActaataaaatcaacaaaagaAGTAGTACAAGCCTTATTCGAACAAAACATAAAGTGTAGCGGAGCGAGGACATAACGTACACCAGTAACGAACACGAAAAGGAACATCAACCTGAACCGAGGGTACTTGAAGGCTTGAAAACCCCAAAAAGCGCAACATAGACGTAAGAGCGATTGCGTTGCGCAGAAGGTGTGGAAAAGAAGAATAAATGTTAGATTGATACGACAACGCCACTGCTGTATATATCCGGGGGAAAGCTgaagaaacagaaaaaataaaataaaaggggtTAAGCTCAAGTGCTTTGAAAAAAGTCTTCCACTGGTTGTATGCATGTGATGGAAACAGTAACTTTGGCTTACAATATGTGGTCATGTAGATAATACGAGCATATTTTCAAAtcccaataacaaaaacaacaaactaaaaaataagaagCAGACAATTTGAAACATAGAACAAACCTTAAAAAGTTCGCAAAGTTGGTGAAAAGTGGCAGAGTCCTGAGCCACTCAAAGCAAGAAGCAAAGCAATCGAAACGTTGGCAGCTGAAATAACAACACCCGCTAGCCAAGGGCACGAATAAACGAGCGCATTGCGACCCCTCTGCATGACACATGCCCACAAGGACATTGGAATTCCATGCCAACAACGTCAGAGATCCGAACAGTAGGATAAACGGAATGTAATATTATGCTGCTGACggtgaattttgtttgtttgcatgatttgacagcagcagtagcagcaaaaAAGCACAACCAGATTGTTGCCatcaaaatacaaacaaacaaataaaaaaaactaaacaattacCTCAGAAGAAAACGCATACAAAGACATCCAAGCGTAGAGTAAGTGAGCTAGCTGAAAGCTAAAAGCTGCAAATAGCAAGCACAGCAGTTGCAACGTCACCAACAGCAAACGGCAAGCGGCCAGTATCAGCTAGTGATCCATTCAGCCAACCAGCGAGGGCAGAACGTGACAGCAGCAGCAAATAATGCGCAAGGACAAGGCACTGCGAGTTGGTACGATGGCAGCCAGGAGCAGCCAGCAAAACGAACGACCAACAGCAACACAAGTGTCTACAGCCATGTCACAACAGCAACATTACAACATGCATCAGTCCACAATaccaccagcagcagcagcatcagctCTGTCAGCTGGCGCCACAAGGGTAGCAACAGAAACTACAAGCGAAAATACGGCAATCGGTGAGGAGGGTGTTGGCATGAAACGTCCCAACAGTATTTTTCACGctgcacagcaacaacaaattccCACGATAGACATGTCCTTGAGCAGCAATGAAACATTAGaggacaacagcagcagcagcagcgcacCAACAGAGGAAGCGACGCACAAATTATATGCTGTTCAACAAACAACGCTGCCAAATGCAGCACAAGCGACCATAACAGCTGAATTGCcgatagcagcaacaacaatagcaatgaAATCAACATCAGTGCAAGCTAGTCGCCTGCCGTCATTTGATAACGGCTATGATAATAAGAGTAAGAACAAAAGCAACAGCGGCTGCGGCAGTATCAGCAATACATTGTTggcacagcagcagcagcagcaccaccaccaccaccaacatCATCACCAACAACGAACTACAACGACCACAAAATCAAcgccagcagcaacagcagcggcAACAGCAGGCGACGCAAAGGGCAGCGCACCGTACACATCAACATTTTTCACGTTGTTCAACAAATGCTACCGTTGGACCGATCCCAAAAACCACAAATGCAGCGCATTTATCTTCTCTCTCAATATGTTTGTTTTCATGCTGTGCCTCATTGCATTGGTATTGGCGTTTTACAGCATTAACCGGCATACACGTAACGAGCAGCGGTTGAAGGCAGTGTGGCAACTGGACGAAAGAATAAATGCATTGGAGTTGAGGTTGCAATTATGTGAAGAACAGCATcaacaaaagaaacaacaatCCGATGCAGGCATGAAACTAACGCTAAATAATGAACGTGACAGCACTGAGCGTATTCAGCTGGACGTCAGTAATTTGCATAATCAGCAAGAAAAGCAACCAAAGTCGGTGCAGCAGCAAATGCCCGAAGATGTGACACAGACATTGCACCGATTGTCGCGGCAGGTGAGCGATTTGCATCGTTTGCGACGCGATGTTTCGCATTTGCAATTGTCGCGTCGTCAACAGCAGCGACGGCAGGCGGGGCTGGCGACGGTGACCACAGCAGATGGATTACTTTTACCAACAACGCAGCAAGCGCATTCGGGTGAATGTGGATGTACGGCAGGTGAGTGCTAACTACACATACACAGAtcttattatgtatgtatgtgcagaaGTAAAgagaaatagaatttttttgagtACTTTAAGATTGGgagttaataaaa
Coding sequences within:
- the LOC129236756 gene encoding uncharacterized protein LOC129236756: MRKDKALRVGTMAARSSQQNERPTATQVSTAMSQQQHYNMHQSTIPPAAAASALSAGATRVATETTSENTAIGEEGVGMKRPNSIFHAAQQQQIPTIDMSLSSNETLEDNSSSSSAPTEEATHKLYAVQQTTLPNAAQATITAELPIAATTIAMKSTSVQASRLPSFDNGYDNKSKNKSNSGCGSISNTLLAQQQQQHHHHHQHHHQQRTTTTTKSTPAATAAATAGDAKGSAPYTSTFFTLFNKCYRWTDPKNHKCSAFIFSLNMFVFMLCLIALVLAFYSINRHTRNEQRLKAVWQLDERINALELRLQLCEEQHQQKKQQSDAGMKLTLNNERDSTERIQLDVSNLHNQQEKQPKSVQQQMPEDVTQTLHRLSRQVSDLHRLRRDVSHLQLSRRQQQRRQAGLATVTTADGLLLPTTQQAHSGECGCTADSQPAESVTPSRTKQIQGLHVTAPFSSQECKREVLLATIILKIDTPNGAVSARALLDQGSQGTFVTEQFIQLYKLPCRSTSLQVRGVNTQQKNCVKKLAYLKLYSCVEYDYTLHAKAYVLPKFRSYLPQQSFIPLQLSSDISNIPLADPEYFKSRSIDLILGADVYGFLMKDAQIKTDSGLIYQNTHFGWVISGPMSTSVNIETINTHLCHIDDQLKRFWEQEELPNIRPQSAEDIATEQHFISTHLRDNTGRYIVSLPFRAELNGKPVPEFHNSHLGALIRLKNMERVFARNPNFQIAYLKFMREYQDLGHMELVGEYPKNLTPLSYYLPHHGVEKLSSTTTKLRVVFDGSSIK